The following proteins are encoded in a genomic region of Mahella australiensis 50-1 BON:
- a CDS encoding Sip1-related alpha-galactosidase, with amino-acid sequence MYNIVFNRENKALDVTLEGKLVLGGLKPLVNADGCIYELPLKECGSDAAEYGDDDMSLSLIFRAYRGATLFRVRADLKKGFLEPIGGVKLHIDAIGNVEGLMANYLHKDWWTRPWFDTDIEKIPPRTQSLVWKDGAMYHHMLPVCDEIFRAELSGADSGMEITLSAYDAGYNSCDTLAFVLASDADPFKLVKTSSFAGLKSLRTPGKTIDERPYPDELEYLGWCSWDAFYHDVNHQGLLDKAREFHDKGIPVRWFIIDDGWSETEDRKLKSFDADSDKFPEGLASVISKLKEQYGVNWVGVWHAFTGYWDGIAKDGALAKEFKENIYTTKAGRLIPYPDAAKGFAFWNAWHSYLASKGVDFVKVDNQSSLINFIKYNMPAAGAASGMHDALEASVGLNFGGLVINCMGMAQEDLWHRRASAVSRNSDDFLPHNEGSFREHALQNAYNSYIYGNFIWGDWDMWWTSHPQAVNNAVLRAISGGPVYISDPVDKTSGDILKPLMLSNGRILRCKRPGVPTADCLMRDPCSEPVPLKIWNKAGNAGIIAAFNINNDGLTVNGSIRASDIPGLTMPDVAVYEHFSRSARVISQKDEISFELKNDGVALYQLVPLNAGRAILGLIDKYISSAAVKYASMTGGVMDVILAEGGQFGFVSLNEPAGIYVNGTVYGYGKDDVLYLVNCDDIKGPVHIKVLFDEQQE; translated from the coding sequence ATGTATAACATAGTATTTAACAGAGAAAACAAAGCTTTGGATGTCACTTTGGAGGGAAAGTTGGTTTTAGGAGGATTAAAGCCGCTTGTAAATGCAGACGGCTGTATATATGAATTACCGCTTAAGGAGTGCGGCTCGGATGCGGCCGAATATGGAGACGACGATATGTCGCTTAGCTTGATATTTCGTGCTTACCGCGGAGCCACGCTTTTTAGGGTGCGCGCTGATCTAAAGAAGGGCTTTTTAGAGCCTATAGGCGGTGTGAAGTTACATATAGATGCCATCGGTAATGTTGAAGGGCTCATGGCTAATTATCTGCATAAGGATTGGTGGACCAGGCCGTGGTTTGATACGGATATAGAGAAAATACCGCCGCGCACTCAATCGTTGGTATGGAAAGACGGTGCTATGTACCATCATATGCTGCCCGTATGCGACGAGATATTCAGAGCGGAATTATCCGGTGCGGATAGCGGCATGGAGATAACGCTTTCCGCATATGATGCGGGTTACAATAGCTGCGATACGCTGGCCTTTGTATTGGCATCGGATGCCGACCCGTTTAAGTTGGTTAAAACCTCGTCTTTTGCCGGACTTAAATCTCTTAGGACGCCGGGCAAAACTATAGACGAACGGCCATATCCGGATGAATTGGAATACCTCGGTTGGTGCAGTTGGGATGCTTTTTACCATGATGTAAATCATCAGGGCTTATTGGACAAGGCTCGGGAGTTCCATGATAAAGGTATACCGGTGCGCTGGTTTATAATAGACGATGGATGGTCGGAGACCGAGGATCGAAAGCTCAAGTCCTTTGATGCCGACAGCGATAAATTTCCCGAAGGCTTGGCCAGCGTTATAAGTAAGCTGAAGGAACAATATGGAGTCAACTGGGTAGGGGTGTGGCATGCTTTTACCGGATACTGGGACGGTATAGCTAAAGATGGTGCATTAGCCAAGGAGTTTAAGGAAAATATATATACAACCAAGGCCGGCAGGCTCATCCCTTATCCTGATGCAGCCAAGGGGTTCGCTTTCTGGAATGCATGGCATTCGTATCTTGCAAGCAAAGGCGTGGATTTTGTCAAGGTGGACAATCAAAGTTCGCTGATCAACTTTATTAAGTATAATATGCCTGCGGCTGGAGCGGCGAGCGGCATGCATGACGCTCTGGAGGCATCTGTGGGGCTTAATTTCGGCGGTTTAGTCATAAATTGCATGGGCATGGCACAGGAGGATTTGTGGCACAGGCGGGCATCGGCCGTATCGCGCAATAGCGATGATTTCTTGCCGCATAACGAGGGCAGCTTCAGGGAGCATGCGCTGCAGAACGCGTATAATTCATATATATACGGCAATTTTATATGGGGAGACTGGGATATGTGGTGGACATCTCATCCACAGGCTGTCAACAATGCGGTGCTTAGGGCGATAAGCGGTGGGCCTGTGTATATAAGCGATCCGGTGGACAAAACATCTGGCGATATTCTAAAGCCGCTGATGCTTTCCAATGGACGTATACTTCGCTGTAAGCGCCCAGGGGTGCCCACAGCCGATTGCCTGATGAGAGATCCATGCAGTGAACCTGTCCCGCTTAAAATATGGAACAAGGCTGGCAATGCAGGCATAATAGCAGCTTTTAATATAAATAATGACGGGTTAACGGTAAACGGCAGCATAAGAGCTTCGGATATACCGGGATTGACCATGCCCGATGTGGCCGTCTATGAGCATTTCAGTCGTTCGGCACGGGTTATAAGTCAAAAAGATGAGATTTCATTCGAACTAAAGAACGATGGCGTGGCGTTATATCAGCTAGTTCCGCTAAATGCCGGCCGCGCGATACTGGGATTAATCGATAAATATATATCATCGGCCGCTGTAAAATACGCTTCCATGACAGGAGGGGTTATGGACGTCATATTGGCCGAGGGCGGGCAATTCGGCTTTGTATCGCTTAATGAGCCTGCCGGCATATATGTCAACGGCACAGTATACGGCTATGGTAAAGACGATGTGCTGTATCTGGTTAATTGTGATGATATAAAAGGGCCGGTACACATCAAAGTATTATTTGACGAACAACAGGAGTAG
- a CDS encoding thiamine pyrophosphate-dependent enzyme has product MPYNFKKTAQKPERFTGGHRMCAGCGAPVVVRTVLRALKPEDHAVIANATGCLEVSSSIYPYSAWKDSYIHSAFENAAATVSGAEAAYVSLKKQGKIPYDTKFIAFGGDGGTYDIGFQSLSGAMERGHDMVYVCYDNEAYMNTGIQRSSSTPKFADTTTSPAGSVIPGKLQYKKDLTKIMAAHGIPYVAQSAPMKNFRDLYEKSEKAIYTQGPAFLNVLAPCPRGWRYDTPIMMELIEIAVDTCVWPLYEVVNGEYHLSYKPKNKRPVEDWLKPQGRFKHLFAPQNRHLIDEFQAYVDKEWDDLLKLCGEK; this is encoded by the coding sequence ATGCCATATAATTTTAAGAAAACAGCGCAGAAGCCTGAAAGGTTTACAGGTGGACATAGAATGTGTGCTGGCTGCGGTGCTCCTGTGGTAGTGCGCACTGTACTCCGCGCATTGAAGCCTGAAGACCATGCCGTTATAGCCAATGCTACAGGCTGTCTTGAGGTATCCAGCAGCATATATCCTTATTCAGCATGGAAGGATTCATATATACACAGCGCTTTTGAAAACGCTGCAGCCACGGTGTCAGGTGCGGAAGCGGCATATGTTTCACTCAAGAAACAGGGTAAAATACCATATGATACTAAATTTATAGCCTTCGGAGGAGACGGCGGTACCTACGATATAGGCTTTCAATCATTGTCAGGCGCCATGGAGCGCGGGCATGACATGGTATATGTATGCTATGATAACGAGGCCTATATGAATACCGGTATACAGCGTTCATCGTCAACGCCTAAGTTTGCCGATACCACCACATCGCCTGCAGGCTCAGTAATACCGGGTAAATTGCAGTATAAAAAGGATTTGACAAAGATAATGGCGGCCCATGGCATCCCGTATGTAGCCCAGTCAGCGCCGATGAAGAATTTTAGGGATTTGTATGAGAAATCCGAAAAGGCTATATATACACAAGGACCAGCATTCTTGAATGTATTGGCTCCGTGTCCGAGAGGTTGGAGATACGATACGCCTATAATGATGGAGCTTATAGAAATAGCAGTGGATACGTGCGTGTGGCCGCTCTATGAAGTTGTGAACGGCGAATATCACCTGAGCTATAAGCCGAAGAATAAACGCCCCGTAGAGGACTGGCTAAAGCCGCAGGGTAGGTTTAAGCACCTATTCGCGCCGCAAAACCGCCACCTTATAGACGAATTCCAGGCTTATGTGGATAAAGAATGGGACGATCTATTAAAGCTATGTGGTGAAAAATAA
- the porA gene encoding 2-ketoisovalerate ferredoxin oxidoreductase subunit alpha: MAIRERLSGNEAVAFAMRQIDPDVVAAFPITPSTEVPQYFSQFVANGQVHTEFVAVESEHSAMSACIGAEAAGARTMTATSSQGLALMWEMLYIAASMRLPIVMTAVNRALSAPINIHNDHSDAMGARDSGWIQIYNETNQEAYDSLIMAIRVAEHADVQLPVMVCYDGFITSHSVENIMLLEDELVKNFVGEYKPKYSLLDKEHPVSMGMFDLPAFYFEHKRQQAEAIKNAKQVLIDVQNEFAKISGRQYGLFEEYKLDDADIAIVIANSTAGTAKDTVDMLREQGIKAGLLKIRLFRPFPADEIAKALSHVKAVAVMDKAEGFSAAGGPIFVDVRSAMYGKADGVKVINYIYGLGGRDVGVYDIKQVYDHLQKIADSGQVDNLYNYLGIRE, from the coding sequence ATGGCCATAAGAGAAAGATTAAGTGGCAATGAGGCAGTAGCCTTTGCCATGAGACAGATAGATCCAGATGTAGTGGCGGCATTTCCTATAACGCCGTCTACGGAGGTACCACAATACTTTTCCCAATTTGTAGCTAACGGTCAGGTTCATACGGAATTCGTCGCTGTAGAGAGCGAGCACAGCGCCATGAGCGCCTGCATAGGTGCCGAGGCTGCCGGAGCGCGTACCATGACGGCTACATCGTCCCAGGGTTTGGCTCTGATGTGGGAGATGCTTTACATAGCAGCATCCATGCGCTTACCCATCGTTATGACAGCGGTTAACAGAGCATTGTCCGCGCCCATAAACATTCACAATGATCACAGCGATGCTATGGGTGCCAGGGATTCCGGATGGATACAGATATATAATGAAACCAATCAGGAGGCCTATGATAGCCTTATAATGGCTATAAGGGTAGCCGAGCATGCAGATGTGCAGCTTCCGGTTATGGTATGCTATGACGGCTTTATAACCAGCCATTCGGTGGAAAATATAATGCTGCTTGAAGATGAACTGGTTAAAAATTTCGTAGGTGAATATAAACCCAAATATTCGCTTTTGGATAAAGAACACCCGGTAAGCATGGGTATGTTCGATCTGCCGGCATTTTATTTCGAGCATAAGCGCCAACAGGCTGAGGCTATAAAAAATGCGAAACAAGTGTTGATCGACGTACAAAACGAATTCGCCAAGATTTCAGGGCGCCAGTATGGCCTGTTTGAGGAGTATAAGCTCGACGATGCCGATATAGCTATAGTGATAGCCAACTCTACGGCTGGTACAGCCAAAGATACAGTGGATATGCTGCGCGAGCAGGGCATAAAGGCCGGTTTGTTGAAGATACGCTTGTTCAGGCCTTTCCCGGCTGATGAGATAGCCAAAGCATTATCGCATGTCAAGGCAGTGGCCGTTATGGATAAAGCGGAGGGATTCTCAGCGGCAGGCGGACCTATATTCGTCGATGTGCGCAGCGCTATGTACGGCAAAGCCGACGGCGTTAAGGTTATAAATTACATCTACGGTCTGGGAGGCCGTGACGTCGGTGTTTATGATATCAAACAAGTCTACGATCACTTGCAGAAGATAGCGGATAGCGGTCAAGTAGACAATTTATATAACTATCTAGGTATAAGGGAATAG
- a CDS encoding 4Fe-4S binding protein, translated as MNEVKKIEEINEDISWRDITPGGVAPWAGGAETFTTGDWRTMRPVLIEDKCTGCLLCWPTCPDTSIIPTDDGKIKYDYDHCKGCGVCVEVCPFDAIDFVEDIS; from the coding sequence ATGAACGAAGTAAAAAAAATAGAAGAAATTAATGAGGATATAAGCTGGCGCGACATAACGCCGGGAGGCGTGGCACCGTGGGCAGGAGGTGCAGAAACCTTCACCACTGGGGATTGGCGTACCATGCGCCCTGTGTTGATCGAGGATAAATGCACCGGTTGTCTTTTGTGTTGGCCGACTTGTCCAGATACGTCGATAATACCAACTGATGATGGTAAAATCAAATATGACTATGATCACTGCAAGGGCTGCGGCGTATGTGTGGAGGTATGCCCGTTCGATGCAATAGATTTTGTAGAGGATATATCTTAA
- a CDS encoding 2-oxoacid:acceptor oxidoreductase family protein encodes MGKMIEIRWHGRGGQGAKTASLLLAEALFNTGKYIQGFPEYGPERSGAPLTAYNRISDEPIRVHSNIYEPDYVVVVDETLLASVDVTAGLKETGGIVVNTPKSPEEIRHYLKDYKGKVGTVDAKKISEEELGRYFPNVPMLGAIMAMTGLVEKEQFIKSMEESFHHKFATKPEVIDGNVRALKRAMEEVRIS; translated from the coding sequence ATGGGAAAGATGATAGAGATCCGTTGGCATGGCCGTGGAGGCCAAGGTGCAAAGACGGCTTCGTTGCTTTTAGCCGAGGCGCTCTTCAACACCGGTAAATATATTCAGGGCTTCCCCGAATATGGTCCCGAACGTTCCGGCGCACCGCTCACAGCTTATAACAGGATAAGCGATGAGCCTATAAGGGTGCATTCCAATATCTATGAACCCGATTATGTGGTAGTAGTGGACGAAACACTTCTTGCATCGGTGGATGTTACAGCCGGTCTAAAAGAAACAGGTGGTATAGTCGTAAATACCCCTAAGTCGCCCGAGGAAATAAGGCATTATCTAAAGGATTACAAAGGTAAAGTGGGTACAGTCGATGCCAAGAAGATATCCGAAGAAGAGTTGGGTAGGTATTTTCCCAACGTTCCGATGTTGGGAGCTATAATGGCTATGACTGGTTTAGTCGAGAAGGAACAGTTTATAAAAAGTATGGAAGAGTCATTCCATCATAAATTCGCCACCAAGCCCGAGGTTATAGATGGCAATGTGCGGGCTTTGAAGAGGGCGATGGAGGAGGTAAGAATATCATGA
- a CDS encoding RecQ family ATP-dependent DNA helicase: MAVETDNLLIYLKRYFGYDAFIGQQEAVIRSVLSGNDTLAVMPTGSGKSLCYQLPALILPGTAIVVSPLIALMKDQVDFLRHNGIPAAFINSTLTIAQQQECMRRLQKGRYKLIYVAPERFRSQSFLDGLKEVHISLFAVDEAHCISQWGHDFRPDYLRLAQAIEYTGRPPVIATTATATSYVRDDIIQQLKLVRPRCFVTGFERPNLRFIVKAVSSESQREAFILDTIGQLRFPGIIYTATRKATEMLATRLNRAGIIAAPYHAGLSDQQRIRVQDDFMQGRLPVILATNAFGMGVDKPDVGFVLHYNMPASLEAYYQEAGRAGRDGQPACCILLYKPSDKHLQEFMINNNYPNLKAVRAVYNSLCRSGSDVVTLGIKETAASLSDGISVSAVNVALEALERAGAIKRLPVKGTWQRAYRLLDRSKSFEYWPVDISAYNKQRRYDMERLESIVNYCKTYTCRRNYILNYFGEKPISSRCGKCDRCDGIEF, encoded by the coding sequence ATGGCCGTTGAAACCGACAATCTCTTAATTTACCTCAAACGATATTTCGGTTATGATGCGTTTATCGGTCAGCAGGAGGCCGTTATACGCTCCGTATTGAGCGGCAACGATACATTGGCGGTGATGCCTACCGGCAGCGGTAAATCGCTGTGCTATCAACTGCCTGCATTGATTTTGCCGGGTACGGCCATAGTAGTATCGCCATTGATAGCGCTTATGAAAGACCAGGTGGATTTTTTAAGGCACAACGGTATACCGGCTGCTTTTATAAATAGCACGTTGACGATAGCTCAACAACAGGAATGCATGAGACGTCTGCAAAAGGGGCGCTATAAGTTGATATATGTGGCGCCGGAGAGATTTCGCAGCCAGAGCTTTTTAGATGGTTTAAAAGAAGTACATATATCATTGTTTGCGGTAGACGAGGCGCATTGCATATCTCAGTGGGGGCATGATTTTAGGCCGGATTACCTGCGACTGGCTCAGGCCATAGAATATACTGGACGGCCGCCGGTTATAGCTACTACCGCCACCGCAACGTCGTACGTCAGGGATGATATCATACAGCAATTAAAGCTTGTGCGTCCTAGATGTTTTGTAACGGGATTTGAACGTCCCAATCTTCGTTTTATAGTAAAGGCAGTATCATCTGAGAGCCAAAGAGAGGCTTTTATTTTAGATACGATAGGTCAACTTAGATTTCCGGGCATAATATACACAGCTACGCGAAAGGCGACCGAAATGCTGGCTACAAGGTTGAATCGCGCCGGCATTATTGCGGCCCCTTATCATGCCGGCCTAAGCGACCAACAGCGCATACGCGTGCAGGATGATTTCATGCAGGGGCGTTTGCCTGTCATATTGGCCACCAATGCCTTCGGCATGGGCGTGGACAAGCCCGATGTGGGTTTTGTGCTGCACTATAATATGCCAGCCAGTCTGGAAGCCTATTATCAGGAAGCTGGCAGAGCGGGACGGGATGGACAACCAGCATGCTGCATATTGCTTTATAAACCGTCGGATAAACATTTACAGGAGTTTATGATAAATAATAATTATCCAAATCTAAAGGCTGTACGGGCTGTCTACAATTCACTTTGTCGTTCAGGCAGTGATGTTGTAACACTAGGGATAAAAGAAACAGCAGCGTCGTTGTCCGACGGCATATCGGTCTCGGCAGTAAATGTAGCTTTGGAGGCGTTGGAACGCGCCGGAGCTATAAAGCGTTTGCCGGTTAAAGGTACTTGGCAAAGGGCGTACAGGTTGCTTGACAGAAGCAAATCCTTTGAATATTGGCCTGTGGACATATCGGCGTATAACAAGCAACGCCGATATGATATGGAACGATTGGAAAGCATAGTGAACTACTGCAAAACATACACTTGTCGTCGGAATTACATATTGAATTACTTTGGAGAGAAACCGATTTCTTCTAGATGCGGCAAATGCGATCGTTGCGATGGCATTGAGTTTTGA
- a CDS encoding secondary thiamine-phosphate synthase enzyme YjbQ: MFMEKLDVVTTQRQQFIDITNEIQTLVDRSDITNGICMIYVPHTTAGVTINENADPDVMADVAEYLNKAVPRYGHYAHVEGNSDAHIKSSFFGCSQIVPIVDGKLKLGRWQAVYFCEFDGPRPRQVLVTVIHGR, encoded by the coding sequence ATGTTTATGGAGAAGTTGGATGTTGTTACCACGCAACGGCAGCAATTTATAGATATTACAAACGAGATCCAGACTCTGGTAGACCGTTCCGATATAACCAATGGCATATGCATGATATATGTACCGCATACTACGGCCGGCGTTACCATCAATGAGAATGCCGATCCGGACGTGATGGCCGATGTGGCTGAATACCTCAATAAAGCTGTGCCTAGATACGGACATTATGCTCATGTTGAAGGCAATTCCGATGCCCATATAAAATCAAGTTTCTTCGGTTGTTCCCAAATAGTGCCGATTGTTGACGGCAAGCTTAAGCTGGGGCGCTGGCAAGCCGTTTATTTCTGCGAATTCGATGGTCCGCGCCCAAGGCAGGTGTTGGTGACGGTGATTCATGGCCGTTGA
- a CDS encoding sulfatase-like hydrolase/transferase produces the protein MNEKPNIVIVFTDQQRWDTVGCYGNTLDLTPNLDAVAKQGITFKNAFTCQPVCGPARASLQTGRYATATGCFRNHIALPDNEKTIAHYLRSNGYETAYVGKWHLGGTWDKPVPKEKRGGYDDYWIAADLLEFTSHPYEGKLFDKFDNPVEFNKYRVDAVTDFAIEYLKARSNDKPFLLFVSYLEPHHQNDMNRYVAPEGYAERYRNAPVPMDLIDKDGDWKENLPDYYGICKRIDENLGRIIEQLKELDIYDNTILIFTSDHGSHFRTRNSEYKRSCHEASIRIPMIMHVPDIKESVAVEELVSLVDIAPTLLEAAGIYVPRNMHGRSLIPLLRGGDVNWRSEVFVQISESQVGRAIRTNKWKYCIYAPDKDGWNDIGSDIYVEQYLYDLENDPYEQNNLIGNEAYRSVCDALAKALKRQMLLTGEQEPKIIRAKAVSDLI, from the coding sequence ATGAATGAAAAACCAAATATAGTTATCGTATTTACCGATCAGCAACGTTGGGATACAGTGGGATGCTATGGCAATACATTGGATCTTACACCAAATCTGGACGCCGTGGCCAAACAAGGAATAACATTTAAAAATGCATTTACGTGTCAACCAGTGTGCGGTCCGGCACGTGCCAGCCTTCAAACCGGTCGGTATGCAACTGCTACAGGCTGTTTCAGAAATCATATAGCCCTGCCTGACAACGAAAAAACCATAGCACACTATTTAAGGTCCAATGGTTATGAAACCGCCTATGTCGGCAAATGGCATCTTGGTGGCACATGGGATAAACCGGTCCCGAAAGAAAAGCGCGGTGGTTACGATGATTATTGGATAGCTGCAGATCTTCTTGAATTTACATCTCATCCATATGAAGGTAAGCTTTTTGATAAATTCGATAATCCGGTTGAATTCAATAAGTATCGTGTGGATGCAGTTACCGATTTCGCTATAGAATATTTGAAAGCACGTAGTAACGATAAACCGTTTTTATTATTTGTATCTTATCTTGAGCCACATCACCAAAATGATATGAACAGATACGTTGCACCCGAAGGTTATGCGGAAAGGTATAGAAATGCGCCTGTGCCGATGGATCTGATAGATAAGGATGGCGATTGGAAAGAGAATTTACCCGATTATTATGGAATTTGTAAGAGAATAGACGAAAATTTAGGACGTATCATAGAACAACTTAAAGAACTCGACATATACGACAACACTATACTAATCTTCACCAGTGATCACGGCAGCCATTTCCGAACAAGGAACAGTGAATACAAGAGATCATGTCATGAGGCCAGCATAAGGATACCTATGATTATGCATGTCCCCGACATTAAAGAAAGCGTCGCAGTAGAAGAACTGGTAAGCCTCGTGGATATCGCACCCACGCTGCTTGAAGCAGCGGGCATATATGTTCCTCGGAACATGCATGGAAGATCGCTCATACCGCTCTTAAGAGGAGGTGATGTAAATTGGCGTAGCGAGGTATTCGTTCAGATCAGCGAGTCGCAGGTTGGCAGAGCAATACGTACTAATAAATGGAAGTATTGTATCTATGCGCCGGATAAGGACGGTTGGAATGATATTGGCAGCGATATATACGTTGAGCAATATCTATACGACCTGGAAAATGATCCTTATGAGCAAAACAATTTGATAGGCAATGAGGCATATCGTTCTGTATGCGATGCCCTGGCAAAAGCATTAAAAAGACAAATGCTTTTAACAGGAGAACAGGAACCAAAGATAATTCGAGCAAAAGCGGTAAGTGATCTAATATAA
- a CDS encoding ABC transporter substrate-binding protein, with protein MVKKILVFMLCVSMLIGLLAGCGSSGTSSDDKADDVNAGSSTGTDNNKEPVTITFWAPNEQNEQFYKEAVAEFEKQNPNIKVETTMLPSINTEIDTKLNAAKLSGTYPDVFVAYLLFIGTRGSKGEFAPLDDYVSKWADKDDILDSAYNSGKYEGKLLGLGFFPAPMLMVYRKDYFEEAGLDPNKPPTNWNELKEYAIKLTKKDASGKLVRAGWDIPIQSGTFLQTMVRQNGGLYIDEEKQYPALDDPKAIEALKFAVDMYNTIGGFPYSYNKLEEVPFIQGKSAISAMNITWLNNLFKEKPDLRGKIDIVPPLVGYSGDKKSAFNGYRYYTIGNDSKHKDEAWKLIEFMMGKEWLWKNYKEYFVPVVRKSLQNDFVSDLNNQQLNGKALLEYVEYGHGEAITPWTSIVNRYAEQAYQEAISNNKTPEQALKDAQKAAVDDLRKNGLIK; from the coding sequence ATGGTGAAGAAGATATTGGTATTTATGCTGTGCGTTTCTATGCTTATAGGCCTGTTAGCGGGTTGCGGCAGTTCCGGCACAAGCAGTGATGATAAGGCTGATGACGTCAATGCGGGTAGCTCTACAGGAACGGATAATAACAAAGAACCTGTAACTATTACATTTTGGGCGCCTAATGAACAAAATGAACAATTCTATAAAGAAGCGGTGGCTGAATTCGAGAAACAGAACCCTAATATAAAAGTGGAAACAACAATGCTTCCTTCTATAAATACTGAAATTGATACCAAATTGAACGCAGCCAAACTTAGCGGAACATATCCCGACGTTTTTGTAGCTTATCTGCTTTTTATAGGGACCAGAGGATCCAAAGGAGAATTTGCACCTTTAGACGATTATGTAAGCAAATGGGCTGACAAAGACGATATATTGGATAGCGCATACAATAGCGGCAAGTATGAAGGAAAGTTGCTGGGGCTGGGTTTCTTCCCTGCTCCAATGCTAATGGTGTACAGAAAGGATTACTTTGAAGAGGCCGGATTGGACCCAAATAAACCGCCGACAAACTGGAATGAATTAAAGGAATATGCAATTAAGTTAACAAAAAAAGACGCAAGCGGAAAGCTGGTGCGTGCCGGTTGGGATATCCCTATTCAAAGCGGAACGTTTCTTCAAACTATGGTAAGACAAAACGGAGGTTTGTATATAGACGAAGAGAAACAGTACCCGGCATTAGACGATCCAAAAGCTATTGAGGCGCTGAAGTTCGCAGTTGATATGTACAATACCATAGGAGGGTTTCCATACAGTTATAATAAACTTGAAGAAGTACCTTTTATACAGGGTAAGAGTGCGATATCGGCTATGAATATCACCTGGCTTAATAATTTGTTCAAAGAGAAACCGGATCTACGAGGCAAAATAGATATCGTGCCCCCACTTGTCGGATACTCCGGCGATAAAAAAAGCGCATTCAACGGGTATAGATACTATACTATAGGCAACGATTCGAAGCATAAAGATGAGGCTTGGAAACTGATAGAATTTATGATGGGCAAGGAGTGGTTATGGAAAAATTATAAAGAATATTTTGTGCCTGTTGTAAGGAAATCTCTTCAGAATGATTTCGTTTCTGATTTGAACAATCAGCAACTAAACGGTAAAGCCTTGCTCGAATATGTGGAATATGGACATGGCGAAGCTATTACGCCTTGGACATCAATAGTTAACCGATACGCTGAGCAAGCCTACCAAGAAGCCATATCGAATAATAAAACGCCGGAACAGGCTCTGAAAGATGCACAGAAAGCCGCAGTAGACGATCTTAGAAAGAACGGGCTTATCAAGTGA
- a CDS encoding carbohydrate ABC transporter permease yields the protein MNDVIKSNNKKHTLGNDNLAGYIMIAPFYVFMLIFVLVPIIINIFLSFTNYNFTSGRFIGFDNYINIFTDDIARISFRNTIVYTLFNLPITMVLSMLLANLMNSKIKGISIYRTTLFLPHAVSMVAVSMIWIWIYDPMNGYLNNLLKLFGIQGRQWLYDPNTALGSIIAMSIWKTTGYYMIIYLAGLQGIPSQLYEAATIDGAGSIQKFRHITVPMLRPITFFIFVTGMIQNFNVFEQVNVMTGGGPMNSTTTIMHQIYIRAFNDYLMGYSAALSVILLIVVSAITLINLKYGSQGTDLELD from the coding sequence ATGAACGATGTTATAAAATCAAACAACAAAAAACATACGCTCGGCAACGATAATTTGGCAGGGTATATAATGATAGCGCCGTTTTATGTATTTATGTTGATATTTGTATTGGTACCTATAATAATTAATATTTTCCTTAGTTTTACCAATTATAATTTTACATCCGGAAGGTTTATAGGGTTCGATAATTACATCAATATTTTTACCGATGACATAGCCCGTATATCATTCAGAAACACCATTGTTTATACATTGTTCAATCTGCCGATAACTATGGTTTTGAGCATGTTGTTGGCTAATCTGATGAACAGTAAAATAAAGGGTATATCTATTTACAGAACCACCTTATTTCTACCGCACGCAGTATCTATGGTAGCCGTATCAATGATATGGATATGGATATATGATCCCATGAACGGTTATTTGAACAACCTGCTTAAATTATTCGGCATACAAGGAAGACAATGGCTTTATGACCCTAATACGGCTCTTGGCAGTATAATAGCAATGAGCATATGGAAGACAACCGGTTATTATATGATAATATATTTGGCCGGCTTGCAGGGTATACCATCGCAATTATATGAGGCGGCCACAATAGACGGAGCCGGCAGCATTCAAAAGTTTCGACATATAACGGTGCCCATGCTGCGTCCTATAACGTTCTTTATCTTCGTTACAGGCATGATACAAAACTTCAATGTATTCGAGCAGGTAAATGTAATGACAGGAGGGGGGCCCATGAACTCTACTACTACAATAATGCATCAGATATATATAAGGGCTTTTAATGATTACCTTATGGGATATTCGGCCGCATTGAGCGTTATACTGCTCATCGTGGTATCTGCCATAACGCTGATAAACCTTAAATACGGCAGCCAAGGTACCGATCTGGAATTGGATTGA